The nucleotide window GAGGCCACCGCCGACCCGGACGTGGAAGCCGTAGAGCTCCTCGCCCTCGACCTCCTTTCGCGCCGGCGTCAACCCCACGTCGTTGATCTGGGACTGCGCGCAGTCCTCGCGACAGCCCGTGATGGTCAGTTTGAACTTCCGGGGGAGGTTGGCGTACTCCCGGTTCTCCGTGAAGAAGTCCGAGACCGCGTCGACCACCGGCTGGGCGTCGAAGCACTCGTGGTCGGTCAGCCCGGCGGCCGGGCAGCCGAGCACGTTGCGGGCGGAGTCGCCGCATCCCTGGATCGTCGTGAGTCCGACCTCGTCGTACCGTTCCCAGATGGCGGGCACGTCCTCGACCTCGATCCAGTGCATCTGGACGTCCTGGCGCGTCGTGATATCGAGGAACGCGTCGCCCCAGATCTCGTTCTGCTCTGCGCCGCCGTGCTCCGGCGGTGCGGTCGCGTACTCGTCCGCGACCTCGCCGATCACCTCGGCCTGCTCGGGGGTGAGGCGGCCGCCGGGCACCTTCGTCCGCATCATGAAGTAGCCGTCCTGGCGCCCGTGGGCGTACATCCCGGCCCACTTGAGCCGCTCCCACTCCCCGTCGCCGGCCCGCGCCTCGATCTCGTCGAACGCGAGCCCCTCCTCCGCGTACTCGCGGACGTCGTCGACGACGTCGAGGGGGTGTTTCTCCTGCTTCCACCGTTCGACTGAGTTCATACGCGGCCTGTACGTAACGAACTGTTATGCGGGTTCGTCACCGGGCGAGTTCTGCACCTGCTCCCGGCTACGGGCAGCATTCGTGTGGAGTGGTGACACGCGACACAGCGTGCCGCGTCACGGAATCCCACACCCCGTATGGGGGCTCGACCAGAACATCCACGAGACCGGCGTCACGGTTCGAGGGGATTCTTGCCCCTTTCGAGCACCGAACGGAACCGTCGCCCCGCCGAACCGTCGTCGCCGATGGCATCCCTCAGACGGTCCGCGATCCAGCCGTCGTCGGGGGCGTCGGACGTCCCGGCCGACCCGCCGAGTTCGTCGGGGACGAACCGGTCGTACACCGGCAGCCGCTCGAAAAGCGGGACGCCGCCGTGGTCGGCGACATCCTCGAGTTCCCGGAGCGCCGGCCACTCATAGTCGGGGTTGATGTAGTCGTCCGTCACCGGCGAGACGCCGCCGAGGTCGTCAACGCCGCAGTCGAGCAGGTCGCGCACGGGCGCGAGGTTCGGCGGCGACTGCACCGACACCTCCTCGGGGAGCGCGGCGCGGGCCATCGCCACGACGCGCCGCATCGTCCCCGTCGAGGGGGCGTCGTAGTCGGAGCGCTCGTTCGGGACGACGGGCTGGACGATTACCTCCTGGACGTGGCCGTACCGCTCGTGGAGCTCCCGGATGGCGAACAGCGACTCGGCGCGGTCGCGCCAGCCCTCGCCGATGCCGACGAGGATACCGGTCGTGAACGGGACGCGCGCCTCACCGGCGGCCCGGATCGTGTCGAGCCGCTGGCCTGGCGTCTTCCGGCGGGCGCCGCTGTGGGCCGCGACCTCGGCGGTCGTCTCCAGCATCACGCCCATCGAGACGTTCACGTCGCGCAGGCGCTCAAACTCCTCGCGGGAGAGGTCGCCCGGGTTCGAGTGCGGGAGCAGCCCCTCCTCCAGCGCGATCTCGCAGGCGCGGACGTGGTAGTCCACGATGTCGTCGTAGCCCCATTCGTCGAGCTGGTCGTGGATGGCGGTGTAGCGGTCGTCGGGCTTGTCTCCGAAGGTGAACAGCGCCTCCGTACAGCCGGCGTCGGCGCCGATCCGGCACTGCTCGCGCACCTCCTCGGGCGACATGAGGCTCGCCTCGCCGGGCACGTCGTAGTAGGTGCAGTAGGTGCAGGTGTACCGGCAGGCGGTGGTGAGCGGGAGGAAGACGTTGCGGGCGAAGGTGAGTGCCGGCGCCGCTTCGACGTCGTCGGGCGTCACTGTGAGCAGGTCGTTGACGGCGTCGTCGTCGACCGACACGTCGACGTCGTACTCCGCGGCGCCGGGGAACACGGGAACACGTGGTTCCGGAGTCCCCAAAAGGGAGTCGGTCGCGGCGATGGGTGGTTGTAGCGAAGGGTGGTGTTTCGACCCCCAGTCCGTCAGCGACCTGCAGGGCTGAGGACCGGGAGGCGACCGGGAAAGCCCCCGCGGCCCCTTTCAGTCCCACCCAACCGCGCCGCAGCCACACCCTCCCCAGCCGACTCGCTCGCTGACGCTCGCTCGTCCCTCGCGCGCGTCCGGCTGGCACGGAGGCCAGCCGGCACGCGCCACTGCAGATCCTGAATCCACGTGGCGCGCGGCAGCCACGCCCTCTGCCCGACCGCTCGTGGAAGGGGCGAGCACTGCGGGCGAAACACGATGGGGTTTCTGTAACTCGTACGTAGTGGTACTCCATCAACCATCGGACCCGAAGTCGAAAAGTCACAGACCAGCCCATCGAGCGCCCAGTGACACCGACGTAACCGGGTGACCCCGCCGTTCGCGAGTCCTTATCCGGCCGGCTCACCAACGCGATGGCATGACGCAACCCGACCATCTGGACCCGATCGAGGGCATCCACCACGTGACGGTGATGTCCGGCGACCCCGACGAGAACGTTCGGTTCTTCCGGGAGACACTGGGCCTCCGGCTGGTGAAGCGGACCGTCAACTTCGACGACGTGAACACCTACCACCTCTACTACGGCGACGAGGTCGGCACGCCCGGAACCGTCTACACCGTGTTCCCGTTCGGCGAGGGGCGCCGCGGCCGCAACGGCACCGGCGAGGTGTCGGCCACCGTGTTCGCGGTGCCGGAGGGGAGCCTCGACTACTGGCGCGACCGCCTCGAATCCGAAGGTGCCCAGGTGCGAGAACCCGAGGACCGGTTCGGCGCGCGCGTGCTCCCCTTCACCGACCCCGACGGGCAGGAACTCGAACTCGTTGGGACCGACGAGTTCGGCGGCATCGAACCGTGGGCCGACTCGCCGGTCCCCGAG belongs to Halorarum halophilum and includes:
- the cofG gene encoding 7,8-didemethyl-8-hydroxy-5-deazariboflavin synthase subunit CofG, translated to MFPGAAEYDVDVSVDDDAVNDLLTVTPDDVEAAPALTFARNVFLPLTTACRYTCTYCTYYDVPGEASLMSPEEVREQCRIGADAGCTEALFTFGDKPDDRYTAIHDQLDEWGYDDIVDYHVRACEIALEEGLLPHSNPGDLSREEFERLRDVNVSMGVMLETTAEVAAHSGARRKTPGQRLDTIRAAGEARVPFTTGILVGIGEGWRDRAESLFAIRELHERYGHVQEVIVQPVVPNERSDYDAPSTGTMRRVVAMARAALPEEVSVQSPPNLAPVRDLLDCGVDDLGGVSPVTDDYINPDYEWPALRELEDVADHGGVPLFERLPVYDRFVPDELGGSAGTSDAPDDGWIADRLRDAIGDDGSAGRRFRSVLERGKNPLEP